A part of Homoserinibacter sp. YIM 151385 genomic DNA contains:
- a CDS encoding histidine phosphatase family protein, whose translation MPADRIHLVRHGEVHNPTRVLYGRLPDFHLSELGVRMAESAAASFEGRPVTALYCSPLERTQESAAPWAARFGLEPVHEHRVIEPANRFEGMNIRRELRNPARWPWLANPALPSWGEPFASIARRMLSALRDAWDLSEGGEVVIVSHQLPIWMVARSVQGRPLAHDPRRRRCTLSSITSLELRGDRFREVDYQEPARDLLAQSIDLGAV comes from the coding sequence GTGCCCGCCGACCGCATCCATCTCGTGCGCCATGGCGAGGTCCACAATCCGACGCGGGTCCTCTACGGCCGCCTCCCCGACTTCCACCTCTCGGAGCTGGGCGTGCGCATGGCCGAGTCCGCCGCCGCATCCTTCGAGGGGCGCCCCGTCACGGCGCTCTACTGCAGCCCCCTCGAGCGCACCCAGGAGAGCGCCGCGCCCTGGGCCGCGCGCTTCGGCCTCGAGCCCGTGCACGAGCACCGCGTCATCGAGCCCGCGAACCGCTTCGAGGGCATGAACATCCGCCGCGAGCTCCGCAACCCGGCCCGCTGGCCCTGGCTCGCCAACCCGGCACTGCCCAGCTGGGGCGAGCCGTTCGCCTCCATCGCCCGCCGCATGCTCTCGGCGCTCCGCGACGCCTGGGATCTCAGCGAGGGCGGCGAGGTCGTCATCGTCTCCCACCAGCTCCCCATCTGGATGGTCGCCCGCAGCGTGCAGGGCCGCCCGCTCGCCCACGACCCGCGCCGCCGCCGCTGCACCCTCTCGAGCATCACGAGCCTCGAGCTGCGCGGCGACCGCTTCCGGGAGGTCGACTACCAGGAACCCGCGAGAGACTTGCTGGCGCAGTCCATCGACCTGGGAGCCGTGTGA
- the aspS gene encoding aspartate--tRNA(Asn) ligase translates to MTDRTLVKQLAASADGPVRVSGWVETVRDQKKVQFVILRDESGSVQLVHPRVDHDGVTPDPLAEQISALSTGTFLSVEGELKHDERVKLGGIEVKLASIEVSGAPALESPIADDTSIDKRLDWRFLDLRRPEQQLIARVQTTFEHALRSWWVERDFIEIHTPKLMASASESRAELFEVEYFENKAYLAQSPQFFKQMAQPAGFGKVFEIAPAFRADPSFTSRHATEFTSVDMELSWVDHEDVMAIHEQLIVAGLTAVKEKHGDDIRALFDLEVVIPSTPFPRIPLAEAKRVVAERGYTVPRQDADMDPEGERQIAAWAKEEHGSDFVFLTDYDTSIRPFYHARHADDPQLTKSYDLIFRGTEISTGAQREHRVDVLEAQAREKGMDPEELGFYLDFFRYGVPPHGGFGMGLSRVIMLLLEQSSIREVTYLFRGPNRLLP, encoded by the coding sequence GTGACCGACCGCACCCTCGTCAAGCAGCTCGCCGCCTCCGCCGACGGACCCGTCCGGGTCTCGGGATGGGTCGAGACGGTGAGGGATCAGAAGAAGGTCCAGTTCGTCATCCTCCGAGACGAGTCCGGCTCGGTGCAGCTCGTGCACCCGCGCGTCGACCACGACGGCGTCACCCCCGACCCGCTCGCCGAGCAGATCTCGGCGCTCAGCACCGGCACCTTCCTCTCCGTGGAGGGCGAGCTCAAGCACGACGAGCGCGTCAAGCTGGGCGGCATCGAGGTGAAGCTCGCCTCGATCGAGGTGAGCGGCGCCCCCGCCCTCGAGTCGCCGATCGCCGACGACACCTCGATCGACAAGCGCCTCGACTGGCGCTTCCTCGACCTGCGCCGCCCCGAGCAGCAGCTCATCGCGCGCGTGCAGACGACCTTCGAGCACGCGCTGCGCAGCTGGTGGGTCGAGCGCGACTTCATCGAGATCCACACGCCGAAGCTCATGGCCTCCGCCTCCGAGTCGCGCGCCGAGCTCTTCGAGGTCGAGTACTTCGAGAACAAGGCCTACCTCGCCCAGAGCCCCCAGTTCTTCAAGCAGATGGCGCAGCCGGCCGGCTTCGGCAAGGTGTTCGAGATCGCGCCCGCCTTCCGCGCCGACCCGAGCTTCACGAGCCGCCACGCGACCGAGTTCACGAGCGTCGACATGGAGCTCAGCTGGGTCGACCACGAGGACGTCATGGCGATCCACGAGCAGCTCATCGTCGCGGGCCTCACCGCGGTGAAGGAGAAGCACGGCGACGACATCCGGGCGCTCTTCGACCTCGAGGTCGTCATCCCCTCGACGCCGTTCCCCCGCATCCCGCTCGCCGAGGCGAAGCGCGTCGTCGCCGAGCGCGGCTACACGGTGCCCCGTCAGGATGCCGACATGGACCCGGAGGGCGAGCGCCAGATCGCCGCGTGGGCGAAGGAGGAGCACGGCTCCGACTTCGTGTTCCTCACCGACTACGACACCTCGATCCGGCCCTTCTACCACGCGCGCCACGCGGACGACCCGCAGCTCACGAAGAGCTACGACCTCATCTTCCGCGGCACCGAGATCTCGACGGGCGCCCAGCGCGAGCACCGCGTCGACGTGCTCGAGGCGCAGGCCCGCGAGAAGGGCATGGACCCGGAGGAGCTCGGCTTCTACCTCGACTTCTTCCGCTACGGCGTCCCGCCGCACGGCGGCTTCGGCATGGGCCTCTCCCGCGTCATCATGCTGCTCCTCGAGCAGTCCTCGATCCGCGAGGTGACCTACCTGTTCCGCGGGCCGAACCGCCTCCTGCCCTAG
- a CDS encoding MarR family winged helix-turn-helix transcriptional regulator, whose product MPQNLVRREALHLNAAPPASPEGAAAVRELLHLLDAQRSMAKEVLRRLDLSSNETQALRFLAQARREQRTVTAKELCTMLNVTTATVTHVVDRLEALGDVERVINPADRRERVITATPAGVDKITAAYARYHQHCADVFGELAPAEAALLAETFAELAARIEGTATRP is encoded by the coding sequence ATGCCCCAGAACCTCGTGCGCCGTGAAGCACTGCATCTCAACGCCGCCCCGCCGGCCAGCCCCGAAGGCGCCGCCGCCGTCCGCGAGCTCCTCCACCTCCTCGACGCACAGCGCTCCATGGCGAAAGAGGTCCTGCGGCGCCTCGACCTGAGCAGCAACGAGACCCAGGCCCTGCGCTTTCTCGCCCAGGCGCGACGCGAGCAGCGGACCGTGACGGCCAAGGAGCTGTGCACGATGCTGAACGTCACCACCGCCACGGTCACGCACGTCGTCGATCGACTCGAGGCGCTCGGCGACGTCGAACGCGTCATCAACCCCGCCGACCGCCGCGAACGCGTCATCACCGCCACCCCCGCCGGCGTCGACAAGATCACGGCCGCCTACGCCCGGTACCACCAGCACTGCGCCGACGTCTTCGGCGAGCTCGCCCCCGCCGAGGCGGCGCTCCTCGCGGAGACCTTCGCCGAGCTCGCCGCCCGCATCGAGGGCACCGCGACACGGCCCTGA
- a CDS encoding MarR family winged helix-turn-helix transcriptional regulator, translating to MDEPEDAAERADEDRILDAAVTAFYSAQVEHAHLMQHLAVLHDLNPVDLRALKFLGAVDEDRTPKELGRYLEMGTGAVTALLDRLAKRGLLDRVRNLSDRRSVRIELSAEGSQVVGALRAAYRRALSQSVPIDAVDVFIAFTERVSVAFRDASSETGD from the coding sequence ATGGACGAACCCGAGGATGCCGCGGAGCGGGCGGACGAGGACCGCATCCTGGATGCCGCCGTGACCGCGTTCTACAGCGCGCAGGTGGAGCACGCCCATCTGATGCAGCACCTCGCGGTCCTGCACGATCTGAATCCGGTCGACCTCCGAGCGCTGAAGTTCCTCGGCGCGGTCGACGAGGACCGGACGCCGAAGGAGCTCGGGCGGTACCTCGAGATGGGCACCGGCGCCGTCACCGCGCTGCTCGATCGCCTCGCGAAGCGCGGACTGCTCGACCGGGTCCGCAATCTCTCCGATCGCAGAAGCGTGCGGATCGAGCTGAGCGCCGAAGGATCCCAGGTCGTGGGTGCGCTGCGCGCGGCCTACCGCCGAGCGCTCTCCCAGTCCGTGCCGATCGACGCCGTGGACGTCTTCATCGCGTTCACCGAGCGCGTGTCGGTCGCCTTCCGCGACGCGAGCAGCGAGACCGGCGACTGA
- a CDS encoding signal peptidase I, whose amino-acid sequence MLAWGRFAAVVAARALLAAIAGLAFWAAAPMVLGWHSTTVMTGSMEPALQVGDVVVSKPVEAHELRPGQVLLFPDADHPGTLRLHRFDAIDDDGGLITKGDANVAADSTRIDRGTVSGVGYLRVPLIGTPAVWISEHRTAPLVALGAGLLLLAAVAVVPAVAGGDAGEPAPRRGRHRRRRRLARPLPLGVAATAVVIAILAVPAPAAAAAFSAATASASTISTAAATPATGLTCTNNADGSVTVGWKYAGARPERFTTIVDGTPGAAVDGAARSTILSPEGLFSWRTSTVSIRTDLTSTWTTASTGSVKITTVRFLGFGRTTCAA is encoded by the coding sequence ATGCTGGCGTGGGGACGGTTCGCCGCGGTCGTGGCGGCGCGGGCACTGCTCGCGGCGATCGCCGGCCTGGCGTTCTGGGCGGCGGCGCCGATGGTGCTCGGCTGGCACAGCACGACCGTGATGACCGGGTCGATGGAGCCTGCGCTGCAGGTCGGCGACGTGGTCGTGAGCAAGCCGGTCGAGGCGCACGAGCTGCGGCCCGGGCAGGTCCTGCTCTTCCCCGACGCCGACCACCCCGGAACGCTCCGACTGCACCGCTTCGACGCGATCGACGACGACGGGGGGCTGATCACCAAGGGCGACGCCAACGTCGCCGCCGACTCCACCCGCATCGACCGGGGGACGGTCTCCGGCGTCGGCTACCTCCGCGTGCCGCTGATCGGCACCCCCGCGGTCTGGATCTCGGAGCACCGCACCGCACCGCTCGTCGCCCTCGGCGCCGGGCTCCTCCTCCTCGCGGCGGTGGCGGTCGTCCCCGCGGTCGCCGGCGGCGACGCCGGCGAGCCCGCGCCCCGACGAGGACGACACCGCCGGCGCCGCCGTCTCGCGCGACCGCTCCCCCTCGGCGTCGCGGCGACCGCCGTCGTGATCGCGATCCTGGCCGTCCCCGCGCCGGCCGCGGCGGCCGCCTTCTCCGCCGCCACCGCCTCCGCGAGCACCATCTCGACCGCGGCGGCGACACCCGCGACCGGTCTGACCTGCACGAACAACGCCGACGGCTCCGTCACCGTGGGCTGGAAGTATGCCGGAGCCCGACCGGAGCGCTTCACCACCATCGTCGACGGCACACCCGGCGCCGCCGTCGACGGCGCCGCCCGCTCCACCATCCTCAGCCCCGAGGGCCTGTTCTCCTGGCGGACCTCCACCGTGAGCATCCGCACCGACCTCACCAGCACCTGGACCACCGCGTCCACCGGCAGCGTCAAGATCACCACCGTCCGCTTCCTCGGATTCGGGCGGACCACCTGCGCCGCCTAG
- a CDS encoding cation diffusion facilitator family transporter has protein sequence MRAEPGARIGRTELPDEQRDALRLAVRLEWASIAFLAVTVVIVALVLGSSQAMRAAWIEDLLSFLPPIAFLAARLVVRRRPDQRHPYGYHRATGIAHLVAAVSLLVMGAYLIVDSGSKLLAAEHPAIGGVTLFGETIWLGWLMIPAMALTIPAPVILGRKKMRLAETLHDKVLYADADMNKADWMTAGAAIVGVLGIGVGLWWADAAAALVIAASIARDGWKNLRRAVSALMDSRAKTFDDAEPHPLGREIDKTLRAIDWVGDAASRVRDEGHVFHVESFVIPAGGRMPTLAQLEAARERCVELDWKVQDMVIAPVAELPEELSRGSR, from the coding sequence ATGCGCGCTGAGCCGGGCGCCCGCATCGGGCGCACGGAGCTGCCGGACGAGCAGCGCGACGCGCTGCGTCTCGCCGTCCGCCTGGAGTGGGCGAGCATCGCCTTCCTCGCCGTCACCGTCGTGATCGTCGCGCTCGTGCTCGGCAGCTCGCAGGCGATGCGGGCGGCCTGGATCGAGGACCTGCTCTCCTTCCTCCCGCCGATCGCGTTCCTCGCGGCCCGCCTCGTCGTGCGCCGCCGCCCGGATCAGCGGCATCCCTACGGCTACCACCGCGCGACGGGCATCGCGCACCTCGTCGCGGCGGTCTCGCTGCTCGTCATGGGTGCGTACCTCATCGTCGACTCCGGCTCGAAGCTGCTGGCCGCGGAGCATCCGGCGATCGGCGGGGTCACCCTCTTCGGCGAGACGATCTGGCTGGGCTGGCTCATGATCCCGGCGATGGCGCTCACGATCCCGGCGCCCGTGATCCTGGGCCGGAAGAAGATGCGCCTCGCCGAGACGCTGCACGACAAGGTGCTCTACGCCGACGCCGACATGAACAAGGCGGACTGGATGACGGCCGGCGCCGCGATCGTCGGCGTCCTCGGCATCGGCGTCGGGCTGTGGTGGGCGGATGCCGCGGCCGCGCTCGTGATCGCCGCCTCGATCGCACGGGACGGCTGGAAGAACCTCCGCCGCGCCGTGTCCGCCCTCATGGACAGCCGCGCGAAGACCTTCGACGATGCCGAGCCGCATCCGCTCGGGCGGGAGATCGACAAGACCCTCCGCGCGATCGACTGGGTCGGGGATGCCGCCTCGCGCGTGCGGGACGAGGGCCACGTCTTCCACGTGGAGTCCTTCGTGATCCCCGCGGGCGGCCGCATGCCGACGCTCGCGCAGCTGGAGGCGGCGCGCGAGCGCTGCGTCGAGCTGGACTGGAAGGTGCAGGACATGGTCATCGCCCCCGTGGCCGAGCTGCCGGAGGAGCTCAGCCGGGGCTCGAGATGA
- a CDS encoding transporter substrate-binding domain-containing protein, translating into MGLRRRGMMRSPVRIATSALAVVAASALAGCVPSIPADPDGALDRIREDGLRVGVTESPGWVQLVEGEDPAGAEIDLVAGFAESLGVGITWRQESEQRLVEELDAGAVDLVVGGIRPDTPWSDRASTTQAYVLDDARGERREELVMLAPLGENGLVLELDRYLQEHDDAR; encoded by the coding sequence ATGGGTCTCAGGAGGCGCGGGATGATGCGCAGCCCGGTGCGGATCGCGACGTCGGCGCTCGCCGTCGTCGCGGCCTCGGCGCTGGCCGGCTGCGTCCCGAGCATCCCGGCCGATCCGGATGGCGCGCTGGACCGCATCCGCGAGGACGGCCTGCGCGTCGGCGTGACCGAGAGCCCCGGCTGGGTGCAGCTCGTGGAGGGCGAGGATCCGGCGGGCGCCGAGATCGACCTGGTCGCGGGCTTCGCGGAGTCGCTCGGGGTCGGGATCACGTGGCGGCAGGAGAGCGAGCAGCGTCTCGTCGAGGAGCTCGATGCGGGGGCGGTCGACCTCGTCGTGGGCGGGATCCGGCCGGACACGCCGTGGTCGGACCGGGCGAGCACGACGCAGGCCTACGTCCTCGACGACGCTCGCGGCGAGCGTCGCGAGGAGCTCGTCATGCTCGCGCCGCTCGGCGAGAACGGCCTCGTGCTCGAGCTCGACCGCTACCTCCAGGAGCACGACGATGCGCGCTGA
- a CDS encoding Dabb family protein, which yields MIKHIVAWTLKTEDAAERQAQIADIAARLSPLVDLVEGLAWLEVHADLHETEGNSDVVLVSLFESRDALQAYQVHPEHEAAAAVIRGYAASRAAIDFESEH from the coding sequence ATGATCAAGCACATCGTCGCCTGGACGCTGAAGACCGAGGACGCCGCGGAGCGGCAGGCGCAGATCGCCGACATCGCCGCGAGGCTCTCCCCGCTCGTCGACCTCGTGGAGGGCCTCGCGTGGCTCGAGGTGCACGCCGACCTGCACGAGACCGAGGGCAACTCGGATGTCGTCCTCGTCTCGCTCTTCGAGTCCCGCGATGCGCTCCAGGCGTACCAGGTGCATCCCGAGCACGAGGCCGCGGCCGCCGTGATCCGCGGCTACGCCGCCTCCCGCGCGGCGATCGACTTCGAGTCCGAGCACTGA
- a CDS encoding glutaredoxin family protein: MPRVTLVGKPGCHLCDDARAVLAEVLPEFPSAQLEERSILDDPELHERFVEEIPVVLIEERVHTIWRVDADRLRRALTDAEEASA; this comes from the coding sequence GTGCCCCGCGTCACCCTCGTCGGCAAGCCCGGCTGCCACCTCTGCGACGACGCCCGCGCCGTGCTGGCCGAGGTCCTGCCGGAGTTCCCGTCCGCGCAGCTCGAGGAGCGCTCGATCCTCGACGACCCGGAGCTGCACGAGCGCTTCGTGGAGGAGATTCCGGTGGTGCTCATCGAGGAGCGCGTGCACACCATCTGGCGCGTGGATGCGGACCGCCTGCGCCGCGCGCTCACCGACGCCGAGGAGGCATCAGCATGA
- a CDS encoding HAD family hydrolase, whose amino-acid sequence MPEVNDVDPGGPSSSPIVAFFDVDNTLMRGTSLFHLGIEAWREGVIGPRDILPFAWHQMRFIAKGENDAHLSSARERALELIGGHSPDEIEALAEQIWETRIRPRLWPETVGIAQEHLAKGHEVWLISATPIEVGRLMARRLGLTGALGTVVEREDGIYTGKLVGHVLHGEQKAVAARELTGRIGARLEDCWAYSDSRNDIPLLSLVGNRVVVNPDVPLRLHAAKHDWPVLQLKPASIREAQRRVKREARAVRKDARRTDPGGGPDTKKRRTP is encoded by the coding sequence ATGCCCGAGGTGAACGACGTCGACCCCGGCGGCCCCAGCTCGTCCCCGATCGTCGCCTTCTTCGACGTCGACAACACGCTCATGCGGGGCACGAGCCTCTTCCACCTCGGCATCGAGGCCTGGCGGGAGGGCGTCATCGGGCCCCGCGACATCCTCCCCTTCGCCTGGCACCAGATGCGCTTCATCGCGAAGGGCGAGAACGACGCCCATCTCAGCTCGGCGCGGGAGCGGGCGCTCGAGCTCATCGGCGGCCACAGCCCCGACGAGATCGAGGCGCTCGCCGAGCAGATCTGGGAGACCCGCATCCGCCCGCGGCTCTGGCCGGAGACCGTCGGGATCGCGCAGGAGCACCTCGCGAAGGGCCACGAGGTGTGGCTCATCTCCGCGACCCCGATCGAGGTCGGCCGGCTCATGGCCCGGCGGCTCGGGCTGACGGGCGCCCTCGGCACCGTCGTCGAGCGGGAGGACGGGATCTACACCGGCAAGCTCGTCGGCCACGTGCTCCACGGCGAGCAGAAGGCGGTCGCGGCGCGCGAGCTGACCGGCCGCATCGGCGCCCGCCTCGAGGACTGCTGGGCGTACTCCGACAGCCGCAACGACATCCCGCTCCTCTCCCTCGTCGGCAACCGGGTCGTCGTGAACCCCGACGTCCCGCTCCGCCTCCACGCGGCGAAGCACGACTGGCCCGTGCTGCAGCTCAAGCCCGCGAGCATCCGCGAGGCGCAGCGGCGGGTCAAGCGCGAGGCGCGGGCGGTGCGGAAGGACGCGCGGCGCACCGACCCCGGCGGCGGCCCGGACACGAAGAAGCGCCGGACCCCGTAG
- a CDS encoding 30S ribosomal protein bS22, giving the protein MGSVIKKRRKRMAKKKHRKLLRKTRHQRRNKK; this is encoded by the coding sequence ATGGGCTCTGTCATCAAGAAGCGCCGCAAGCGGATGGCCAAGAAGAAGCACCGCAAGCTGCTGCGCAAGACGCGTCACCAGCGTCGCAACAAGAAGTAG
- a CDS encoding helix-turn-helix domain-containing protein: MAGELDDVRFLTVAEVAEMMRVSNMTVYRMVKAGDLPAIRFGRSYRIPESAVAAMIRLGDAQVG, from the coding sequence ATGGCAGGCGAGCTCGACGACGTGCGCTTCCTCACGGTCGCGGAGGTGGCCGAGATGATGCGCGTCTCGAACATGACCGTGTACCGCATGGTCAAGGCGGGCGACCTGCCGGCTATCCGATTCGGGCGCTCGTACCGCATCCCCGAGTCCGCCGTGGCGGCGATGATCCGCCTCGGGGACGCCCAGGTCGGCTGA
- a CDS encoding ArsR/SmtB family transcription factor: MADIFDVVADPTRRELLTRLLEVAEDPGSARGEISVGELVAALGISQPTVSKHLKVLREHGLVQVREEGQHRYYRLDGSPLGELDRWIAPFADRLGGRAGADDPAVGDEGDTVYAAAFAAWAGAEQAGSRLGRAAAETAHTARSVVHDAQERIQGAQERLQEGVARITGRS, from the coding sequence ATGGCCGACATCTTCGACGTCGTCGCGGACCCCACCCGCCGCGAGCTGCTCACCCGCCTCCTCGAGGTCGCCGAGGATCCGGGCAGCGCCCGCGGCGAGATCAGCGTCGGGGAGCTGGTCGCGGCCCTCGGCATCAGCCAGCCGACCGTCTCGAAGCACCTCAAGGTGCTCCGCGAGCACGGGCTCGTGCAGGTGCGCGAGGAGGGGCAGCACCGCTACTACCGTCTCGACGGCTCCCCGCTCGGCGAGCTCGACCGGTGGATCGCGCCGTTCGCGGATCGTCTCGGCGGCCGTGCCGGCGCCGACGACCCGGCGGTCGGGGACGAGGGCGACACCGTGTACGCGGCGGCGTTCGCGGCCTGGGCGGGCGCCGAGCAGGCGGGATCGCGGCTCGGCCGCGCCGCGGCGGAGACGGCGCACACGGCCCGCAGCGTCGTGCACGACGCGCAGGAGCGCATCCAGGGCGCGCAGGAGCGGCTCCAGGAGGGCGTCGCCCGGATCACCGGCCGCAGCTGA
- a CDS encoding TrkH family potassium uptake protein codes for MRSSPVAAKARLSENASLGDRIRHRIGHFAKTSPSRFAILVFTSLIVVLTIVLMLPVSSAGPGGTSLADALFTAVSTICVTGLTVVDMSTHWSTFGNVAILIGLQVGGIGVLTLASILGLAVSRKLGLQQRLIAASDSNPSRLRVGPVAESQAVRLGEIGGLLATVAISALVIELALTLALVPKLLIYGLDPWAAVWKSFYFAASAFTNTGFVPTEAGVEPFRHDPWFLSVIAIGVFLGSIGFPVIFALARRVRLRARLSVHARLTIYTTLILIALGGLAILALEWDNPSTLGGEDPWWRPVTAVFTSVMTRSGGFSTIDVGEMNGSSLLAMDMLMFVGGGSASTAGGIKVTTLAVLFLAAIAEARGDNDMQVFERRIPTDVLRLSVSVVLWGATIVAAASIAILQLTGEPLDRVLFDVISAFATCGLSTGLTESLPDSGKYILSATMWAGRVGTVTLAAALAASQRRQLYRRAEERPIVG; via the coding sequence GTGCGCAGCAGTCCTGTCGCGGCGAAGGCCCGCCTCTCCGAGAACGCCTCGCTCGGCGACCGGATCCGCCACCGCATCGGCCACTTCGCCAAGACCTCGCCGTCGCGCTTCGCGATCCTCGTGTTCACGAGCCTGATTGTCGTGCTCACGATCGTGCTCATGCTGCCGGTCTCGAGCGCGGGACCGGGCGGCACCTCGCTCGCCGACGCCCTGTTCACCGCGGTCTCGACCATCTGCGTGACCGGGTTGACCGTGGTCGACATGTCGACGCACTGGTCGACCTTCGGCAACGTCGCCATCCTGATCGGACTGCAGGTCGGCGGCATCGGCGTCCTGACCCTCGCGAGCATCCTCGGATTGGCGGTCTCGCGGAAGCTCGGCCTGCAGCAGCGGCTCATCGCCGCGAGCGACAGCAACCCCTCGCGCCTCAGAGTCGGACCGGTCGCCGAATCTCAGGCGGTCCGACTCGGCGAGATCGGCGGCCTCCTGGCGACCGTCGCGATCAGCGCCCTCGTCATCGAGCTCGCCCTCACCCTCGCGCTCGTGCCGAAGCTGCTGATCTACGGTCTGGATCCCTGGGCCGCGGTCTGGAAGAGCTTCTACTTCGCCGCGTCCGCGTTCACGAACACCGGGTTCGTGCCGACCGAGGCCGGGGTCGAGCCCTTCCGCCACGACCCCTGGTTCCTCAGCGTCATCGCGATCGGCGTGTTCCTCGGCAGCATCGGGTTCCCGGTCATCTTCGCGCTCGCCCGTCGGGTGCGGCTCCGGGCACGGCTGTCCGTGCACGCGCGGCTCACCATCTACACGACCCTCATCCTGATCGCGCTCGGCGGGCTGGCGATCCTCGCACTCGAGTGGGACAACCCGTCGACCCTCGGAGGGGAGGATCCATGGTGGCGGCCCGTGACCGCCGTCTTCACCTCCGTCATGACCCGATCCGGCGGATTCTCGACCATCGACGTCGGGGAGATGAACGGCTCGAGCCTGCTCGCCATGGACATGCTGATGTTCGTCGGAGGCGGGTCGGCGTCGACCGCGGGCGGCATCAAGGTGACGACGCTCGCGGTCCTGTTCCTCGCCGCGATCGCCGAGGCGCGCGGCGACAACGACATGCAGGTCTTCGAGCGCCGCATCCCGACCGATGTCCTCCGCCTCTCGGTGAGCGTCGTGCTCTGGGGCGCGACGATCGTCGCCGCCGCCTCGATCGCGATCCTCCAGCTCACCGGCGAGCCGCTGGACCGGGTGCTCTTCGACGTCATCTCCGCGTTCGCCACCTGCGGTCTCAGCACCGGGCTCACCGAGTCGCTGCCCGATTCCGGCAAGTACATCCTCTCCGCGACCATGTGGGCCGGTCGAGTCGGGACGGTTACGCTGGCCGCGGCGCTTGCTGCGTCGCAACGACGACAGCTGTACCGCAGAGCCGAGGAGCGGCCGATCGTCGGCTGA
- a CDS encoding potassium channel family protein, protein MVDKIPHDAPVLVIGLGRFGAATAGQLQRLDRDVLAVDADESLVQKWSERVTHAVQADARSVDALRQIGAQDFSIAVVAVGSSIEASVLITANLVDLKIPQIWAKAISQSHGKILSRIGANHVIYPEAEAGERVAHLVSGRMIDFIEFDDGFAVVKMYPPKPIRGVTLAESGVRKKYGITVVGVKSPGKDFTYATPDTVISNHDLIIASGSSADIERFASVAG, encoded by the coding sequence TTGGTCGACAAGATCCCGCACGACGCACCCGTCCTGGTGATCGGGCTGGGGCGCTTCGGCGCCGCCACGGCAGGTCAGCTGCAGCGCCTCGACCGCGACGTGCTCGCGGTCGACGCCGACGAGTCGCTCGTGCAGAAGTGGTCGGAGCGCGTGACCCACGCCGTCCAGGCCGACGCCCGCTCGGTGGACGCCCTCCGCCAGATCGGGGCCCAGGACTTCTCGATCGCGGTCGTCGCGGTCGGCTCTTCGATCGAGGCGAGCGTGCTCATCACGGCGAACCTCGTCGACCTCAAGATCCCGCAGATCTGGGCGAAGGCGATCAGCCAGTCGCACGGCAAGATCCTCTCGCGCATCGGCGCGAACCACGTCATCTACCCGGAGGCGGAGGCCGGCGAGCGCGTCGCGCACCTGGTCTCGGGACGCATGATCGACTTCATCGAGTTCGACGACGGCTTCGCGGTCGTCAAGATGTACCCGCCGAAGCCGATCCGCGGCGTCACGCTCGCGGAGTCGGGCGTGCGGAAGAAGTACGGGATCACGGTCGTCGGCGTGAAGAGCCCCGGCAAGGACTTCACCTATGCGACGCCCGACACCGTCATCTCGAACCACGACCTCATCATCGCGAGCGGCTCCTCCGCCGACATCGAGCGCTTCGCGAGCGTCGCGGGCTGA